Proteins encoded in a region of the Candidatus Sulfotelmatobacter sp. genome:
- a CDS encoding HAD family hydrolase yields MSAAHSPMDGRPPLQAALFDAGGTLVRLDFEWMSEAVTSLGFPLDASTLRHAEIEGRRAYDASRGHPQAPGAIHPPLGASGDTDAYFEGMLAAAGVPRAIVEQAVAGFLARHRDHGLWSRPLEGARAALDATLAMGLRIAVVSNSDGRAEQHLIESGVRAGLEFVVDSQVVGIEKPDPRIFRFAIDRLGIAAERTIYVGDLLSIDARGARAAGLQFVLVDPYDNYAPIDVPSISGMELLPRYLLENFDVGGQSGAPASSAPTPNRAVP; encoded by the coding sequence TTGAGCGCGGCGCACTCGCCGATGGACGGCCGGCCGCCACTCCAGGCGGCGTTGTTCGACGCCGGCGGCACGCTGGTGCGGCTCGATTTCGAATGGATGAGCGAAGCGGTCACCAGCCTCGGGTTTCCGCTCGACGCTTCGACCCTTCGTCACGCCGAGATCGAAGGCCGCCGCGCCTACGACGCGAGCCGCGGTCATCCGCAGGCCCCGGGCGCGATCCATCCACCGCTCGGCGCGAGCGGCGACACCGACGCCTATTTCGAAGGCATGCTGGCCGCGGCCGGCGTACCGCGCGCCATCGTCGAGCAGGCGGTGGCGGGCTTCCTCGCGCGCCATCGGGACCATGGGCTGTGGAGCCGCCCGCTCGAGGGCGCCCGCGCGGCGCTCGATGCCACGCTGGCGATGGGGCTGCGCATTGCGGTGGTATCGAACTCCGACGGACGGGCCGAGCAGCACTTGATCGAGTCCGGGGTGCGCGCCGGGCTCGAGTTCGTGGTGGATTCTCAAGTCGTGGGGATCGAGAAACCCGACCCTCGGATCTTCCGCTTCGCGATCGACCGGCTCGGGATCGCGGCGGAGCGCACGATCTACGTCGGCGACCTGCTCTCGATCGATGCGCGCGGCGCGCGCGCCGCCGGGCTCCAGTTCGTGCTGGTCGACCCTTACGACAACTACGCGCCGATCGACGTGCCGTCCATTTCCGGCATGGAGCTGCTTCCGCGGTATCTTCTCGAGAACTTCGACGTCGGCGGCCAGTCGGGCGCGCCGGCGTCGAGTGCGCCCACACCCAACCGCGCCGTCCCGTGA
- the purN gene encoding phosphoribosylglycinamide formyltransferase, translating into MLSSSPILAVFASGQGTNFEALAAAAEAEELGGELRALFSDRADAPAIERARRRGIETVTPPVGRFRTRLEDESPWLTALRERRVEVILLAGFMRRLHEILLDAYPDRVLNIHPSLLPRFPGLDAIGQAWRHGALATGCTVHLVDEGLDSGPILAQASVGVREEDDLASLETRIHRVEHLLYPRTVRRYLTEPWRREGARIAWGEGAGFRSLAPVKWPVRGVAN; encoded by the coding sequence GTGCTCTCCTCGTCGCCGATCCTCGCGGTCTTCGCCTCGGGGCAGGGGACCAATTTCGAGGCTCTGGCGGCAGCCGCGGAGGCCGAGGAGCTGGGAGGAGAGCTGCGGGCGCTGTTCAGCGATCGCGCCGACGCGCCGGCGATCGAGCGGGCGCGCCGGAGGGGAATCGAGACGGTGACGCCGCCGGTCGGACGCTTTCGCACCCGGCTCGAAGACGAGTCGCCATGGCTCACGGCGTTGCGGGAGCGGCGCGTCGAGGTGATCCTGCTCGCGGGATTCATGCGCCGGCTCCACGAGATTCTGCTGGACGCCTATCCCGACCGCGTGCTCAACATCCACCCGTCGCTGCTCCCGCGCTTCCCCGGCCTGGACGCGATCGGCCAGGCCTGGCGGCACGGCGCGCTCGCCACCGGTTGCACGGTGCATCTGGTCGACGAAGGGCTCGATTCCGGACCGATCCTGGCGCAGGCCTCGGTGGGCGTACGCGAGGAGGACGACCTGGCGTCGCTCGAAACCCGCATCCATCGCGTCGAGCATCTGCTCTATCCGCGCACCGTTCGCCGCTACCTCACCGAGCCATGGCGGCGCGAGGGGGCGCGGATCGCGTGGGGCGAGGGCGCCGGATTTCGGAGCCTGGCTCCGGTCAAATGGCCGGTGCGAGGGGTGGCGAATTGA